In one Trichlorobacter lovleyi SZ genomic region, the following are encoded:
- a CDS encoding GumC family protein, which yields MSQTDPPPKKSIHTTPYPVEGEINLLDLLLVLAKRWRMIIGVPFVVAAITAIITLFMPNIYTAKTMIIPSEDSSSGMGALMAQLGGLVTMAGGPLGGKTTADLYVTMLKSETVKDPIIDKFKLMEKYEAKLRSNVYLTLDGATAINLGKKDGVITVSFSDEDPKLAAAIANEYVDQLGKLSAQLNMTGATNNRRFLEKQITETKADLSKAEEELKIFQSKNKSISVPDQAKATIEGVAQLRAQLAVKEVELGTLQRQFTDNSQEVKSVKAAVAQLRGQIASLEGKGNSSSAIPQLGAVPQLGQDYLRLMREFKIQEAVLEMLTKQYEMAQVSEAKDTAPFQLLEKAKVPERKSKPKRAQIVILAAFATGFLMVLLAFLLNFVEQMRPEDRTRLLALQEHFPWLSSLFTALQARITAVTRKRT from the coding sequence ATGTCGCAAACTGATCCCCCCCCCAAAAAAAGTATCCATACTACGCCTTACCCTGTCGAGGGCGAAATCAACCTACTTGACCTGCTGCTGGTGCTGGCCAAGCGCTGGCGGATGATCATTGGTGTTCCGTTTGTGGTGGCCGCCATCACCGCCATCATCACCCTCTTCATGCCTAACATCTATACTGCCAAGACCATGATCATCCCCAGTGAAGACAGCTCAAGCGGTATGGGTGCGTTGATGGCCCAGCTCGGTGGCCTGGTAACCATGGCCGGCGGCCCACTGGGGGGTAAGACCACCGCAGATCTCTACGTCACCATGCTTAAGAGCGAAACCGTTAAAGATCCGATCATCGATAAATTCAAACTGATGGAAAAATATGAGGCGAAGCTGCGCAGTAATGTCTATCTAACCCTTGATGGTGCAACTGCCATCAACCTGGGTAAAAAAGATGGCGTCATCACGGTCAGCTTCAGCGATGAAGACCCAAAGTTAGCCGCAGCCATAGCCAACGAGTATGTGGATCAACTGGGCAAATTGTCAGCACAGCTCAACATGACCGGTGCCACCAACAACCGACGTTTCCTTGAAAAGCAGATCACCGAAACCAAGGCTGACCTCAGTAAGGCAGAAGAAGAACTAAAGATATTCCAAAGTAAAAATAAATCAATATCAGTCCCTGACCAGGCCAAGGCCACCATTGAAGGGGTGGCCCAGCTGCGGGCGCAACTGGCAGTGAAAGAGGTAGAACTAGGCACCCTGCAGCGTCAGTTTACCGACAACAGCCAAGAGGTTAAAAGTGTCAAGGCGGCAGTGGCGCAGTTGCGTGGTCAAATTGCCAGCCTAGAGGGCAAGGGAAACAGCAGCAGTGCCATTCCGCAACTAGGGGCTGTCCCACAACTGGGACAGGACTATCTGCGCCTGATGAGGGAGTTCAAGATCCAGGAAGCAGTCCTGGAGATGCTCACCAAGCAGTATGAGATGGCCCAGGTCTCTGAGGCCAAGGACACTGCCCCATTCCAGCTGTTGGAAAAAGCCAAGGTTCCGGAGCGCAAAAGCAAGCCCAAACGTGCTCAGATCGTGATCTTGGCCGCTTTTGCCACCGGCTTCTTGATGGTGCTGCTGGCGTTTCTACTCAACTTTGTGGAGCAGATGCGGCCCGAAGACCGTACACGTCTGCTAGCGTTGCAAGAGCATTTTCCCTGGCTAAGCTCCTTGTTCACTGCATTACAAGCCAGGATCACCGCTGTAACCCGAAAAAGGACGTGA
- the glmS gene encoding glutamine--fructose-6-phosphate transaminase (isomerizing), protein MCGIVGYIGEQEATSIIFEGLRKLEYRGYDSAGIATLQPDGIAVRRSEGKLLNLEKLLREQPLAGSIGIGHTRWATHGRPSETNAHPHRAGSIVVVHNGIIENYLGLKEQLQAAGHKFSSQTDTEVIAHLVEERLKTAGSFEVAVRTALQELQGAFAVCILCKDQPDTLIAAKVGSPMVVGLGQGEFFVASDIPAILAHTREMVFMEDGELAVFNGRSACFSTIAGAPLEKKARHIDWSPLMAEKGGYKHFMLKEIHEQPRAVRDTIAGRLQEQQGDVYLEDLGYADAALQTVQRMVIVACGTSWHAALTGKFLIEGHCRIPVEIDIASEFRYRSPVIDEKTLVMVISQSGETADTLAALREAKKLGAMNLAICNVLDSSIARDAAGVIYTHAGPEIGVASTKAFVTQLTALYLFTIRLGRAIGRLSVSEGQQMIADLKKVPELLEQTLKLNGQTEKIARQYMNARDFLYLGRGRNFPIALEGALKLKEISYIHAEGYPAGEMKHGPIALIDEHVPVVVLVPKNSTYEKTVSNMEEVIARSGRVIALCSEGDHEVQDKAEATLELPELSDDLDPILLSVPLQLLAYHIAVLKGTDVDQPRNLAKSVTVE, encoded by the coding sequence ATGTGTGGTATTGTTGGTTATATCGGTGAACAAGAGGCAACCTCGATCATTTTTGAGGGACTGCGCAAGCTGGAATACCGCGGCTATGATTCTGCCGGTATCGCAACACTGCAGCCGGATGGTATTGCGGTGCGTCGCAGTGAAGGCAAGTTGCTTAATCTGGAGAAACTGCTGCGGGAGCAGCCGCTGGCCGGCTCCATCGGCATCGGCCATACCCGCTGGGCCACCCATGGCCGTCCCTCCGAGACCAACGCCCATCCCCACCGGGCCGGTTCCATTGTGGTGGTACATAACGGTATTATTGAAAACTACCTTGGCCTGAAGGAACAGCTGCAGGCAGCAGGACACAAATTTTCCAGCCAGACCGATACCGAGGTGATCGCCCATCTGGTGGAGGAACGTCTGAAAACAGCCGGTTCCTTTGAGGTCGCGGTCCGTACCGCCCTGCAGGAGCTGCAGGGGGCCTTTGCGGTCTGCATCCTCTGCAAGGATCAACCTGATACCCTGATTGCGGCCAAGGTCGGTTCACCGATGGTGGTCGGGCTGGGGCAGGGTGAGTTTTTTGTCGCCTCCGATATCCCTGCCATCCTGGCCCATACCCGTGAGATGGTCTTCATGGAGGATGGCGAACTGGCGGTCTTTAACGGCCGGTCAGCCTGTTTCTCCACCATTGCCGGAGCGCCGCTGGAGAAGAAGGCACGGCATATCGACTGGTCGCCCCTGATGGCGGAAAAGGGGGGCTACAAGCATTTCATGCTGAAGGAGATCCACGAGCAGCCCCGGGCGGTGCGGGATACGATTGCCGGGCGTTTGCAGGAGCAGCAGGGGGATGTCTACTTGGAGGACCTGGGCTACGCTGACGCTGCTTTGCAGACCGTGCAGCGGATGGTCATCGTGGCCTGCGGCACCTCCTGGCATGCTGCCCTGACCGGCAAGTTTCTGATCGAGGGGCATTGCCGTATCCCGGTTGAGATCGATATCGCCTCGGAATTCCGCTACCGCAGTCCGGTGATTGATGAGAAAACGCTGGTGATGGTCATCTCCCAATCAGGCGAAACCGCCGATACCCTGGCAGCCCTGCGGGAGGCCAAGAAGCTGGGGGCCATGAATCTGGCCATCTGCAACGTGCTGGATTCCTCCATTGCCCGTGACGCCGCCGGGGTGATCTATACCCATGCCGGTCCTGAGATCGGGGTGGCCTCCACCAAGGCCTTTGTGACCCAGTTAACCGCGCTCTATCTGTTTACCATCCGTCTTGGCCGGGCCATCGGCCGGTTGAGTGTGTCAGAGGGGCAGCAGATGATTGCCGATCTGAAGAAGGTGCCGGAACTGCTGGAACAGACCCTGAAACTGAACGGCCAGACCGAAAAGATCGCCCGCCAGTACATGAACGCCCGCGATTTTCTCTACCTGGGACGGGGCAGGAACTTCCCGATCGCCTTGGAAGGTGCACTCAAGCTGAAGGAGATCTCCTACATCCACGCGGAAGGGTATCCCGCCGGCGAGATGAAGCATGGTCCGATCGCCCTGATTGATGAGCATGTGCCGGTGGTGGTGCTGGTGCCGAAGAACAGCACCTACGAAAAGACCGTCTCCAACATGGAAGAGGTGATCGCACGAAGCGGCCGGGTGATCGCCCTCTGCAGTGAAGGTGACCATGAGGTGCAGGATAAGGCCGAGGCAACGCTGGAACTGCCTGAGCTCAGTGACGACCTTGATCCGATCCTGCTGTCGGTACCGTTGCAGTTGTTGGCCTACCATATTGCCGTATTAAAAGGTACCGACGTGGATCAACCACGTAATCTTGCCAAGAGTGTGACGGTAGAATAG
- a CDS encoding polysaccharide biosynthesis protein, which translates to MTIPRSLLKFLLDLILIVVAYSFALLLDEDLVVSAVYLTRFLRSLPYVVVIQALVFVTSRLYSNIWRYASLQDVLEIFKAVTLAVIMTAFGLLFVRDTLVFYRTLLILDWGVLMALMLSSRFVLRFNRENCSLLPQCLKQQPKGRATLIVGAGDAANLLIKEIQKQHDTGFRIVGLVDDNPEKQGLKLGGIPVLGQTSQLPKFISEFRVEDVIIAVPSAHKKFIRKIVACCKSSGVHFKTLPSIPDLIDGSVSISQIRKVEIDDLLGRDPVQLDQQAISSYLTGKRVLVTGAAGSIGAEICRQICAYNPAKLLILDSAETPLYHIEKELVAQFPALRIIPIIADVRNRDRIACLFDSFIPQVVFHAAAYKHVPMMEYNPMEAVCNNVGGTMHLADAAHACRAERFVMISTDKAVNPTNVMGASKRAAELYVQALAQGSHTCFTTVRFGNVLGSNGSVIPLFKEQILKGGPVTVTDPRVIRFFMTIPEACQLVLQAGCLGQGGDIFVLDMGEPVRILDLAEELIRLSGLTPYEDIEIVFSGLRPGEKMFEELLVDGENVLPTAHEKICVVRAINLNYEEILCMVQKLLVVANNFDTGAILQQLKLMVPEFTAQYHFKGEPPFPFRRLRPDVMESNEYTI; encoded by the coding sequence ATGACGATACCGAGAAGTCTACTAAAGTTTTTGCTTGATCTGATATTGATTGTTGTTGCATACAGCTTTGCGCTGTTGCTTGATGAAGACCTCGTTGTTTCTGCTGTCTATCTTACTCGCTTTTTACGATCATTACCGTATGTTGTTGTAATTCAAGCCTTGGTTTTTGTTACTTCAAGGCTTTATAGTAACATCTGGCGATACGCTTCGTTGCAGGATGTGCTTGAGATCTTTAAGGCGGTCACACTTGCCGTTATTATGACCGCCTTTGGGCTTTTGTTTGTCCGCGATACCCTGGTGTTTTACCGAACATTATTGATTCTTGACTGGGGTGTTTTGATGGCTCTGATGCTCTCCAGTCGCTTTGTGCTTCGGTTTAATCGTGAAAACTGCAGCCTGCTGCCCCAATGTTTGAAACAACAACCTAAAGGTCGTGCAACCCTGATCGTTGGTGCTGGTGATGCAGCCAACTTACTGATTAAGGAGATACAAAAGCAGCATGATACCGGCTTCAGAATTGTTGGCCTGGTTGATGACAATCCAGAAAAACAAGGATTGAAGTTGGGAGGAATCCCGGTATTGGGGCAAACGTCGCAATTGCCTAAATTTATTAGTGAGTTCCGTGTTGAAGACGTTATTATTGCCGTGCCTTCTGCACATAAGAAGTTCATTCGGAAAATTGTGGCCTGCTGCAAGTCTTCTGGTGTACATTTCAAAACTCTGCCAAGTATTCCGGATTTGATTGACGGCTCTGTCTCAATTTCACAAATCAGAAAAGTTGAGATTGACGACCTCCTTGGAAGAGATCCGGTGCAACTTGATCAACAGGCCATCAGCTCTTATCTGACTGGCAAGCGGGTTTTGGTGACTGGTGCTGCTGGTAGCATAGGTGCTGAGATCTGCCGACAAATATGTGCCTATAACCCGGCTAAACTTCTGATTTTAGATAGTGCTGAAACACCCCTCTACCATATAGAAAAAGAGTTGGTGGCGCAATTCCCTGCTTTACGTATAATTCCGATTATTGCTGATGTGCGCAATCGTGACCGTATCGCTTGCCTGTTTGACAGTTTTATACCTCAGGTTGTTTTTCATGCCGCTGCTTATAAGCATGTACCAATGATGGAGTATAACCCGATGGAGGCTGTCTGTAATAATGTTGGTGGAACCATGCATCTTGCGGATGCTGCCCATGCCTGTAGAGCAGAACGTTTTGTTATGATTTCTACTGATAAAGCAGTCAATCCCACTAATGTAATGGGGGCCAGCAAGCGGGCTGCTGAGTTATATGTGCAGGCTTTGGCCCAAGGATCGCACACCTGCTTTACCACAGTCCGGTTCGGCAATGTGCTGGGTAGTAACGGTAGTGTGATACCGCTTTTCAAAGAGCAGATTCTGAAAGGTGGGCCTGTCACAGTAACCGATCCCAGAGTTATCCGTTTCTTTATGACCATTCCTGAAGCGTGTCAGCTGGTACTGCAGGCTGGCTGTCTGGGGCAGGGGGGCGATATTTTTGTGCTGGATATGGGAGAACCAGTACGAATTCTTGACCTCGCTGAAGAGTTGATTCGTCTTTCCGGTCTGACTCCGTATGAAGATATTGAGATAGTGTTTAGCGGTCTGCGGCCAGGTGAAAAAATGTTTGAAGAGTTGTTGGTTGATGGTGAAAATGTTTTGCCAACAGCTCACGAAAAGATTTGCGTTGTTAGAGCTATCAATCTTAATTACGAAGAGATTTTGTGTATGGTTCAGAAACTACTCGTTGTTGCAAATAATTTTGATACCGGTGCTATTTTACAACAGTTAAAGCTTATGGTGCCAGAGTTCACGGCACAATACCATTTTAAGGGCGAACCGCCGTTTCCGTTTCGACGTTTGCGTCCAGATGTCATGGAATCAAATGAATACACTATATAA
- a CDS encoding capsule assembly Wzi family protein: MNTLYKAIIVSVLLGMTAPALADMLSSSNIPLDSPIYLYLEKLSGMGLIRSDSRGLKPFSRAEAARLTVEATETYRSSASHGDASAAVAKAMLKELKSQLARELALYNNDTRARLFDATPVLSARLRYVYLDGTPRSYERQANDPGNDGVFGIGQGLRPRNPYPSPVQHHGSEGTPLLENNEGTVYSRGHNAEFRVAGEAYISRYAVGLFEPQLLYGSERHRSVATLNRAYVKLGGGALELEVGRDSTWMGLGQRGAITLSNNARNLDMLKLSSPEPFTVSWLSWLGDMKYMFLVSRLDHTVTNGKERQPYYYAVKLISKPSDNLEIGFNLGKQAGGTGLNNSLQQYVNGILGGTSADNSNGMAGFELRYRAPWLRNTEFYAEFSGEDTASFWPIVESYLAGFYIPMLTSDGRNDLRFEYFRGNNILYTSSTMPQGYLYHDLPLGHAQGGATEDFFVRYSHWLGVKNNIALDYSYTTRGNFGGLPGQAVEQKHAGRVSVTVPLFERIEAQLLYGVEGIRNVNLVLGQHRTNQLMKLELRYNY, encoded by the coding sequence ATGAATACACTATATAAAGCGATAATTGTATCTGTACTGCTTGGTATGACAGCGCCTGCATTGGCAGATATGCTTTCCTCCTCAAACATACCGTTGGACAGCCCGATCTATCTGTATCTGGAGAAGCTCTCTGGCATGGGGTTGATCCGCTCGGATAGCAGGGGGCTGAAACCTTTTTCACGGGCTGAGGCGGCACGTCTGACCGTTGAGGCGACTGAAACGTATCGATCAAGCGCCAGCCATGGGGATGCCTCGGCCGCGGTGGCCAAGGCGATGCTGAAGGAGCTTAAAAGTCAACTTGCACGTGAACTGGCGCTCTACAACAACGATACAAGAGCCCGGCTCTTTGACGCTACGCCGGTGTTGTCGGCGCGCCTACGCTATGTTTATCTGGACGGGACTCCACGCAGCTATGAGCGGCAGGCGAACGATCCGGGTAATGACGGGGTGTTCGGTATCGGCCAGGGCTTGCGTCCCCGAAATCCGTACCCCTCGCCGGTACAACACCATGGCTCTGAAGGCACCCCTTTGCTGGAGAACAATGAAGGCACGGTTTACAGCCGAGGCCATAATGCAGAGTTCAGGGTAGCAGGTGAGGCGTATATCAGCCGCTATGCCGTTGGGCTGTTTGAACCGCAGCTTCTATATGGTTCTGAACGGCATAGATCTGTTGCAACCCTTAATCGTGCGTATGTAAAGCTTGGTGGTGGGGCGCTGGAGTTGGAGGTGGGACGAGACAGTACCTGGATGGGGTTGGGCCAGCGCGGAGCTATCACGCTTTCAAACAACGCCCGTAACCTGGATATGCTCAAGCTTTCAAGCCCTGAGCCGTTCACGGTAAGCTGGCTCTCCTGGCTGGGCGACATGAAGTATATGTTTTTGGTCTCCAGGCTTGATCATACGGTAACTAACGGCAAAGAACGCCAGCCGTATTACTACGCAGTCAAGCTGATTAGCAAGCCGTCCGATAATCTGGAGATCGGCTTTAACCTGGGGAAACAGGCGGGCGGAACCGGCCTGAATAACAGCCTGCAGCAGTATGTAAACGGCATACTGGGGGGCACCTCTGCAGACAACTCAAACGGCATGGCCGGGTTTGAACTCCGCTATCGCGCCCCCTGGCTGCGTAACACCGAGTTTTATGCCGAGTTTTCCGGCGAGGATACCGCCAGCTTCTGGCCGATTGTGGAGAGTTACCTGGCCGGATTCTACATCCCGATGTTGACAAGTGACGGACGTAACGACCTGCGCTTTGAGTACTTCAGGGGTAATAATATTCTTTACACCAGTAGTACCATGCCCCAGGGATATCTGTACCACGATCTGCCGCTGGGGCATGCCCAAGGTGGCGCCACCGAGGACTTTTTTGTACGCTACAGCCATTGGTTAGGCGTAAAAAACAACATCGCGCTTGATTACTCCTATACAACGCGAGGAAATTTTGGCGGGTTGCCCGGTCAAGCCGTTGAGCAAAAACATGCCGGCCGGGTTTCCGTGACCGTGCCGCTGTTTGAGCGCATTGAAGCGCAACTGCTGTATGGTGTAGAGGGGATCAGGAATGTCAATCTGGTCTTGGGGCAACACCGTACCAACCAGCTGATGAAGTTGGAACTACGCTATAATTATTAG